AAAACATAccagtttaatgaagcaaaacaCCTAATCACATGCTGTTAGATAAGAAACTCCTTAATTATAGGTACCACcataatttttaatgagaagTTAAGAATTGCACTAGTTTCAGTTAAACTGACTTGGAAGAACAGGAATATAAATGTATCATACTTTGTCACCACCATAGTCCTATCTGAATGGCTTGTGCTTGGTTAAGGTGAGGTCACAAGGGGAAAAGCAGTCTGCTGAAACTGAACCTAGGCAACATTGAGTGACTGCCAGgggaaaagcttttcaaaaagcCCCCAAGTAGACTGTCATCTCCTTTTGGCTGAAGCAGCAGTTGATCTATGTGATTCATATTTGGAGATGCTCTGGGATTCTTTTCCAGTTGTAGGTTCACACAGGGAAAGGAGAACTTGCTGTCTTCTCCTGTTGGCCTGAGGACTCCTGCAAGTGAGGAAAATGTGAGTCAGTGAGGCTGTTATCAGTTCTCAGCTGGACTACAGTAATGTGGTGTTGTAAGTGCAAGCAGCATCTTCAGCTAAGGGAAGCTGAAGAGCAGAATGCTGTATTCTTACAGACTGCTGCAGTATTTCCTCAGGGCTGACGATGAAAGGACTCCAGAGAGTCAATGCTGGCTTACCTCAGGATTTGAAAAGCAGTCAAAGTTTGGGCTGTTACTGTAGGAAGTCCATATGATCAAAGCCTAATATATCTAAAGACTGCATACAGCTTTGTTGTTGGGACAGTGGTCCACAGCTGTGCTTCTTTAACACACAGGATTTCTCCAAGAgcattgtactttttttttttttttttttttttccccctaatggACCGTTTCTTACAGGCCAGCTTAGAGCTGGGGCCTAGCCTGAGAGAATGAGTAGGGGAATGTCTGTAAGGCACATTGCGGTATGGTGCAAAAAGAAGTACTTAAGACATTTATAAATAATGTAATACAGTTATAAGAAGCAGAATAGTTTTACAGTAcccttttccctgctctgtggcAGTGCTGATGTGGATGTAGTAAAGAATTATCATAAGCTTCCATGCTTTCCCCTTCAAGTACAAGGTTTTAGTTCGACTGCAAAATAAGTGTCTATGTAAAAAATAGCTCAGATAGTGCAGATAGTGTGCTGTACAGCATCTTACCCAAGAAAAGTGAGATGAAAAATGGCATGAGAGATGTGTAGTGATTTTCCTTTATTGGATTACTGGAAGACACTGAAATATGTAAATTATGAATAGCAATACACAGTAAATTACAGTTTGTTCCAGTGCTATTACTTTAAGCCTTTAATCTTCACTTTCAGAATTATCTAGTAGTAGAATGCTCACAATGCTTTTTCAATCTCTGTTCTCCAGGCCAAAGTCTGACAGCGTGGCATATGATCAATCACATTGCTTCTGTAAGATTATCAAGACTGTGCCCTCCTGTTAAATGTTCTGTGATTACTAATTACTTTGGAACTTTTCAGGCAAACAGCCATTTAATCTCCTCTTCAAATAAAGAATATGTGAACTGTCTAATTTTTGCCTACAGGAAACGATACCCACTGAGTATTATAGTCAGCGTATTTGCCATCATTCTCGGGGCTTTCATAGCAGCTGGgtaaggtttttgtttgttacaTGTTGAAGTCATGTtaggagaggagggaaaacaggaggattttttccttgttaagTGCCAAGTAAACCTAAGTTGAGATCAGTTACTCTGGATTAAGTTGATTTGGAAAATCTGTCTAGTGACATCATGGGGAGGTGCAGGAATACAAAGGCAAAAATTTAACTCCAGCTGGAAGTATGGGTGCTTCTTTTTTTCGCTCTAGGTTTTCCACGTTTGCAGGATCATAAATGAAGCAAGTTAAAACTGTGTGAggaatgctgcttttatttcatagtGTCAGTGTATTTTAATAATCTTATAAAAACACATTCTTGGTCTGGATAGAAAGAGTGTTGTTTTGGTTGTCAAATATTGTTTTGAGTTAGGCAGTGTCTATTTTTCATCACTTCGTACAAGTTcaaaagggagaagggagatTAAGCTCACAAAGCACTTGTATGCTAgtctcctctcttttctttctgtttgaatATTCCTTTATTTAAGTGGAAatgtaatgttattttttgtttcttggctTTGTTAGGtaaaaaggtaaataatttcCATGTGATGTGACTTGGATAGAGCCATGTCCTATTAAATGAATTACCCTATATCCATGAGGTATGTCAAAACATACCTCTAGTCAAAACAGAAAGGATGACAGTATGTCTGGTCTGACTGTAAAGAACAAGTAGTCAGATTTTATTCCCTAgttactttttctgttaaaagaaatagaTTAGTATACTCAATAATAATTGGACAGGTTGTCAGGATTGAGACAGATGGAATCTTTCTCAGAACAAAAACTGAACATTTCCTTCCACTTCCTTACTGAGTACTGGGAACGCTCCAATGACTCATTTGTGATGGTCCTGTGACTGGAGAAATGTGAAGTACTTTGATTTACAAAGAAGGCTTAAAGCAAAACCTGTGACTTGCTGGAGTTCTCACGATTTGCATTTCCTCATCTGTCTATGATATTTCTCTACGTAAACAAGGTAATGCAAtgcattttatgctttttgCTTATTTACAATATAATAATTCTTCCCCAGGTCTGATCTGTCTTTTAATCTGGAGGGCTACACCTTTGTATTGCTAAATGATATCTTCACAGCAGCAAATGGAGTttacacaaagcagaaaattgaTCCAAAGGTAATTGTGGGATGATGAGGTTGAATTTAGCTTTATGATGATATGGTTAACAGCGGGTTCTTATTATGTGACTTTATGAACATACAGTTATGAACTAATaaattctttcatttgctttctatttttgtgGATATGTGCATCCTTAATACAAAACAGCCTGGGAAAAACTTACTAGTATCTCAGGCCAAGCATAGATAAgcagtgtattttattttctcccaggTCTTTTAAACAGAGTTTGTAGTGGCtttaaaacattgcttttgcctaataaaataaaataaatccagacCAAAAGCAAATTGTTTACCTGTACACTTGATACATATATCTAAGAAAGATGAGTTTTTGACTAGAAACATGGTTAAAGTGAGGTTTATGTAAAATAAACTTGTGGGTGTGAGCAGAGACCAGTCCAGTTTGAGTCAGTAACCACAACTAGTGATATGCAAGTCTACACCAAACTCCAGTATGCCAAAGAATTAGGAAGTACCTTGATACATTACACTTTACGTAAACATTGACCAGACTGTTCTTCAAATACAGTGTCATGAAAACGTACGAAGCCATAGCAAAGAGCAGTCCTGGAGATACTAGATAGAGGTTTTGTCACTAACTTTTGTGGTACAGTCTGTACAGAGGAAATATATATCTTTGGAGTCACATGAAATGCATTATAAGCAGCACTTAACAGCTCCAcagttttctgcaaaataccgtgtttcattttaaagcaagagATAAGCTGGAGAGATTTGCTAAGTAGTGTGGCTGAATCTAGAGGAAGGGAAGGCTGTTTTTTCATTCCCCTAATCTTCTGCCTTTGTGTCAAGCAAGTTAACCAACAAGATATATGGCATCCCTCAAGTTGCTTGAGGTTACATCAGTTACCAGTAATTATAGATGCTCCATTTAGGAGTTAGACTCCATTAACTTTCCTGTTACACTGACCCCAGGGAGCCACTCTGCCCTGTGCTTTTGTGGATGATTTGCCGTAGATGGAATGGGTAATCCCTTGGTCTAGCAGAGTCATATGTGCAGTCTAACACAAAGCAGTCTGGACCAGTGCCTTGGGAAGTTTCTGACTAGCTGCTGTTGTGTAGAAACTGTCCAAGGTATAGCAGAGTAGTAATAGTCTGCTGAGCTTACAGACAAAGTGACTGAAGTGGAAACTCAGCTCAGTACTAAACACTGAATCCAGTGACAGCaagcttgtattttaaattgaaacGTATTATGTTTTGTCTGCTCAATGACAACAATGTCAGAAGGATTGCCGGTATAATATTTAGTATCTTGCTCCCAAATGGCTTGTAGTTCCAAgcactgtgttttattttttacaggaGTTGGGAAAATACGGTGTCCTTTTCTATAATGCTTGCTTCATGGTGGTTCCAACAGTTATTATTAGCTTTTCTACTGGAGACTTTCAGCAGGTAAGCAGCAATATTGAGTATCTCAGACTGataatgttattttattcattttttctttgtgtgtgtgtgtgttggtttgttttttgaagaGGTAATTCTACACCCATGTTAGCGACTAGTATTTGAAACTCGTGACCTGGACTTGCCCTTCACAGGTAAGAACTTCTAATGATTCGCTCTAAGGAGAAGCTGAATTTGTGTGATAGCCTTTATATGAACCTTTGTTTAAGAACTGATGTATGACTGGGAGCTCTCAGCCAGAGCAATTGGTTGGGAATCCAGCTGCACTGTGTGATTTGCCACATGCTCTAAAACGAGATTGCAAATACCAAAACCAGACAATTTCCAGTCTTTCTCTCATTCTGATGCACAGAACAGATTCCTGTTTAGTCTCAGTCTAGCTTAGTAACTTACGTTTTACATTCTTACAGAACGACAGCATGACTCCATAGCTAATCATAACTCGGTATAATACCATAGGCAGTGTGTCCTGGTGCATAAAGTATAAGACCAGGAGATATGTATTTTTCAGGCTCTATCATAGACTTGCTGAGTTGCCCTTTTCTTACCAGTAAAGTGAGTCTAGACACTCATATTCCTTTTTAGAAACGTTTTgagttttgccactgaaaaTTGTTACAGAGCTTGGGGGTGTCATAAATCATTCCAGTGTCCTCTGTTGTATGTTACTGTGCCCTGAACTCACGTGATTTTGTCATTGTGTTCTTAGAAGTCTGCTTTAAGTGGAAAAATTGTCATTCCCTGAAAATGATGGATTTACATCTGCTTTGAATATGAATTCGCTTCTTGTAACATCAGTTCAGCATGACCTGGTGCCAgttcagaaaaatgcagctgacGCCCTTCTTGACAGACATAGTGGGGGCCAAGTTTGTATGTCTGTAAGGTTTCAACTGctttcccagcaggcagggctaGAGGCATTTTGGGAGGTCTGAACAGGGAAGTTTACCTTATTGCTAGGTTTATTCCGTGGGAAAAATAGCGTGTTGTGTACACATGTTGATTTAGCACAAACAATTTAATGCTTAATTGCCTGGTGagtataaataaataccagagaaaagcacagtGCCTGTTGTGCGTATGAATTGGCTTGGTCACTTGATATTGAAAGTCCCATTAAATGGCATGGATAACTAGCATCAATGTGATGCCCAGAgattaaatcacagaaaaaagcgagtaaatggaaaaatactgatgaaaaGCAATAAATCACTATAGGTAACACCTGTATTTAGTAGATTTTCAGGCCATAGAAGTTGGCTTGCTTTTACCCTAGCAGTGCTTTTTGCCTTGATCTAGACAATGCACAGCATGTATCTTTTGCCAGTCAAAATATCAGTACCATGTCTATGTGATAGGAAGATGGCTTCTGCTCCTCTTGCTAGTTCTGGTATGTATCTACCATGTCTCTGGTATGTAGCTGCCATGTCTTGTAGTGACTGCAGTTTGTGAGTGTCCCAGTTCACTTCTCCTTCACCAGCTGGCTGGTTGGGAGGACAGGAAAGTGCAATGCagtggaagagaaaggaagccCCAGAATGTCTCTGTGTAATACTTTGCGGTTTGTTGTTGAACACCAACACTATTCTAGCAGGGAAGAGCTGCCCGAGGTCCCTCTAATATATTACCTCAGGTGGTGGAGGCTTAGTTAGCCACAGCTCAGCATGAAACTAACAGCCTTTATCCTGTTTCTCACAGATGtgttcagcttttgctgtgttttatgcTAATACAGGTGACTTTAAACTAACCAGATTAATATGAGGCATATCCTGGAGTTACTAGAGATGGAGAAGAATCTGTGACAGGTTTCTTAGTGACTGTTGTGTGGCACTGTGTGTTTGCTGCTCATCACTAAGGAGCAGACTTCAAAGTGATGTTTTAGCTTTTTCATTGACTGTCATTGATGAGAGACCTTAGTAATGCTTATTTAATCTACTTTTGAGCTCAAAAATGCAGGCTTGGACCTGGAAAGCAGTTCGTGAATGAATCTATAGTATGAAATAGATTTCAAGgagattatttgctttttctctctgtctcatATCAATACTATTTATTATATAATATTAATCACAGTATTGGTATCTGTATCAGTAAATATAAACCCAaaaattctctttattttatttatagtcATTGCTTGCGTGTGTAGTTTTATATCTGCACTGCTATGCTATACATATTACAAGAATGTGTTTAGTTATCATCTGTGCTGTCATCCTGTTGTCTCTGAAGTTAAATGCATCAAACTGTTTCCAGTCATAATATAATGTTTCATAATGATAGCATGAATCAAATGTATAGTGTGATTTTGcacattttcatattaattgcattttatgtgtgtgtacagTTGATTATATAGCACGTAAttctggccttttttttttttaataggtgaCACATTTCCAGCACTGGAcaaattttttatttgtctttcaaTTTATTCTTTCCTGCTTGTTGGGGTAAGGACACATGACAATCATGTAAGACATTTTAATGACAGTGTTTCAAATTGCAAATCACAGATATAAGACACACTAATAAgttatgttaaaattaaaagacaatttATTGTTCCCCCAAGCTTCTGTCTTGTCTGTTAATTATTTCTAATAGTGTAAATAACTGTTTCAGTACTGTCTGTGTTGTTGATCTCACAGTACGGTGGTCAACATGACAtttatctttttgctttctgtactGAGTATctctgctggctggctgttCTGACTACCTAACTTCTTTGCAGTTAATAGAATGTAAGCCCTTCAGTACAGGAACTGTTTCAGTGAGTTTGTTCTTTAGAGTACCTGGAAAAGTGTGGAAGACTCAGAAGTAATGAAGTAATGCTTTGTTCCTGTTGAAATTGCAGAGTCAAAGGAAGAATGGAAAAATTAGCTGGATCTTGTTCTGCTCTTTTACACATCACAAAACAAGGGGTGAAAGTAACTTCAAATACTGACATGTAAGAATCACAGAGAATAGGGATGACTCTGCTAGAGCTCAAGCAGCACattttaacatgtattttgaGTACTCTGTATCTGCACGTCATTAACCTAAAATACAGAtcacagaatctttttttttagggtttagaACAGGTGAGATCAAAGATGCCAGCAAAATACTGATCCAGAAAATGTTGAACATTTCAAAGCATTGCTAAACTTCTGAGCTCCCTGAGAGGAAGTTAtataattttctcctttatttagGTTTCTCTTGATGTATTCTACTGTCCTATGCAGTCATTACAATTCTGCACTCACAACGACAGTGGTTGGTGCCATCAAGGTGAGTTATggaggcagaagaggaagatgagaATACTCAAGTAGACAGGGAAAAGCACTGACTCTGCAGTGACCCTGATTATGCTTTGAGCTGGAAACTCAAAATGAGGGCTAATACTGGGACACTGCTTGTGCCAAACAAGGTCACACCACAAAGTGATGTGTGGTTTGTTCTCTTCCATTGAAGCTCAGGTATAAGTTAGAAAGTCATGTGAGTATtgagggttggggttttttcctacaAGAGAAACTTGAACCACTTTGATTAAAAGATGTATGTTTAACCACATTGCATCAGGTACTGTCTGTCACCTGCTTCTGTTCTTTACTAGTTTACTGTAAGTTAGTCAAGGTGGGCTGGTGTAAATCCATTGCAAACTGAAACAGACTAACCTACTTTCACTCTGGACTGAACTCATGTCTTTGCAAATACATAGGGCATTCATAGATACAGAGTAATGCCTAAGCTGTCTTAAAGAGTGTATTGCTCTATGGTCAACTGCTTCAGCCTCTGTGACAACTTTTATTCTAGCTGAATGGActatttcattttggtttttgtaaATTCTGGTCTGTTTGTTCAACACCAAAATATGGATGTCTTAAAAACTGAACTTGGTGTCCTTACAGTCTGTTTTCTCTAACccagtttaatttaaaatcagtaCAACTTCCTTTGTCTTGATGAGGCCAGCATGTCTGAGTTGGGAATATCACTGACTGCCCAAGTCACTTTTTGTAAGCCAGTTTGGAGAGAAGCATGGAGCTGTAAGCTGTAAGAAGAGTTGTAGTAAAAGATAAAACTTGTGCAGTTGTGAGCCAAACAACTATCAGAATCCAAACTAGCTTAGGCACAGGAATAACAATCCTCAAGATGCTCACTTGCATGGGTGACTAAGGAAAACAATAcctccagcacagcaaaatCTGCAAAAGGAAGATGGTACTTGTCTTCctacagttgttttttttttttgaaagctgacaAGATTAGCGTAGTAGTTTTCATTCTGTGGCCCTGAAAGCATTCTTCTAAATTTTATATGTCTGCATCAAACCATTAAGATACAGCAAAactatttctattttctaaGCAGTAATAGTCTTTGAGACATTTCAAACAGCTTTAAAGTTGAGAAGCACTTTATGATGCAGTAGTTACCAGTAGAAACTGGTAGAAATGATGTCATTGTTCAGGCTAGCTGCTAAAACATTTGAAACCATCAACTGCTGGTAAAATGATCACAGAGTTCTATAGCTTTCCTTCTGTCTATAGGGGACAATTTTCCCAAAACTTGATGGGGGCAGGGTGAGAGGTAGAATCTTTAAACTGTGCCTGCCTTGAACTTGAGCCAAGTGCTTTCAGTGCATGTTTAGCTGGCAAAGTAAAGAGGTAACccttttaaagcaataaaaaaaagcttttattgtaACTTTAAAGCATACTTTCTTAGGCTTGAGAACCCAAAACCTGCTTTAAAGAAATGGGATTTGAAAGGAGCCTTCCAAAGATTAAAAGGAAGTACATTTTCAGAAGGTGGCCATAGCTTCATTTTGCCTAATATCAAATagctgattttctttattttctttttaatcctcAGAAAGTCACTCTCAGTGCTTTGCATGCATTTAGATAACATactgattttgttattttatgtgACTGTTACATTACGCATAAGGTTGACATCCCATTAAACTAATTTAAATGCCAATTTAGAGTAGCCAACAAGAGAGTAGCTATTTCCCtagaaaagtaaattaatttatataatttatattcttGGAGATGAAAACTGAGTTCAATAAATGCatggcttttgtttccttttcagaatATATCCGTTGCTTACATTGGAATGTTGATTGGTGGAGATTACATATTCTCCGTGTTAAACTTTATAGGACTAAATATTTGGTGAGTGGAACTTCAATAGCCTCTATTTGTTAAACTTGTTAAAAAAGTTCTCCATGagatacagttttgttttgtttattttggccCGTTTGGGTGATGCAGTTTTGAAACTTACTGGCCTGAGGAGGCACTGCCTCAGGATGTAAAGTTCATTACAATTAGTTACATCTTTTCAtgtctgttttcaaatatttaatcttaCTGTGGTAGGATCTTAACTATGCAAACATGCCTGTAGTTTTACTATGTGGGATTGagttcattctttttttataagcAGCAGTTTGGAGCTGTGAGGCTTCCAAGTAAAAGCCAAGTGGTGTGGGAAGTGAGAACACTGAATGAGTTGTGCCTATTGAATATGAGTTATAGCTTGTGAGTTGTTACTTTTTGTGCTTGGGTGAACTGTTACATCTGTTTGTATGAATCTGTTGGAGCAACTGGTAATTTATCTTTGTCTGCTCAGGGCTAGTTTCTCAGAAAGCGTGCATGGCTCTGAGGCACTCCTAGTTTATGCTATCTGGTATTCTGTAAACTTTTGGAAGGGAAGGTACATACCTATAAAAAGGTGTATACAGCATCAGGTATCTCTGACACCTGTGcttattctcttttcttcagtATGGCAGGAGGACTGAGATACTCGTTTTTAACCTTAAGAGGAAACAGCAAGCCTATGCAACCTGGGGATGAAGAGAATGCACTTCCTGAGGCAAAGAGTTAACCAAAATGCCTGCCTTGAAGGAGACTGAAGATATAAGTTTAGCATCACTGAGGACTTAAATAAGTAtatgctggaaaatatttggaacaagaagaaaaatctaccTCAATTGCCACAGATATGCACACAGTTCATTGGTTCAGAAATATTCTTGCACACCATGTTTTTTACATGTGGACAAGtttaattttagcttttttttacACCACAAGCTGATTTATAGGAAGGAATGCCATGAACAAATCTCAAATTGTAAAATTCTTCATTTACCTGTACTTTGGTGCTATTTGTACTTAACAAGATCTGTGAGTTCTGTTTCAGTGTCTGCTGGTACTCTCTGAGGCAAAACTCCCTGTAAAGATCATGAGGCTTGATTCACCATTGCCTTATGCCATGTGCAATCTTTGATACCAGTGAAAAGATGGAAGATGCTAGTGATTCAGAATGATTTCACATATGCATATGCTCTTGTATAAATGATGTAGAATGTATGGGGCAAAGAGGAGATGTACCCTCAGATTGTTCCCAGTGTAAGTGTTGACTAAAGAATTCAGGATATCACCTAGTCTGTTCAGAGTACATTGCATAGAcattctctctcccttttttcctcatcCTAAATAACTTCATGGTGTTCTGCTTGTGTATGAGCCAGTACCAAACAGGTGATTAGGAGAGATAACAAAGGTAAATCTATTTTTGTTTAGGTACATTCATCTTTTTATATCACAGTCCTCTGATGTTTTGTCTGTAACTGTCTTGATGCTGCAGAGAAGTGATGCTACTATGTACGAACTACAAAAGGGGAAACTGATGTATGAAAGAGTAACTTTGtttaaatgaagagaaaggCTCAGTGTCATGTTGTCTTACATATGTAGTAAAAGCTTATCTGGTACTAGTTTATGCTTAAAATTCAGATCAAGGAATCAACAAATTCAGTGGGTTGCTACACTGGGCAAGGCTGGTCCAgcggttaaaaaaaaaagcctagaaTTTGGTGGTCTGGGTTATCATCTGGGACAATAATGGCACTGCTCtgtatctttatttctttgtctgaAAATATAGTTGATAATGCTTACCTGTGTCTCTGAGGATCTTTGAAAACATGGTAGAAGCATTGCAGCACTGGAAGACAGCAGAGTAA
This region of Falco naumanni isolate bFalNau1 chromosome Z, bFalNau1.pat, whole genome shotgun sequence genomic DNA includes:
- the SLC35D2 gene encoding UDP-N-acetylglucosamine/UDP-glucose/GDP-mannose transporter isoform X3 gives rise to the protein MAATILILYVSKLNKIVHFPDFDKSIPVKLFPLPLIYVGNHISGLSSTSKLSLPMFTVLRKFTIPLTLLLEIIILGKRYPLSIIVSVFAIILGAFIAAGSDLSFNLEGYTFVLLNDIFTAANGVYTKQKIDPKELGKYGVLFYNACFMVVPTVIISFSTGDFQQVTHFQHWTNFLFVFQFILSCLLGFLLMYSTVLCSHYNSALTTTVVGAIKNISVAYIGMLIGGDYIFSVLNFIGLNICMAGGLRYSFLTLRGNSKPMQPGDEENALPEAKS
- the SLC35D2 gene encoding UDP-N-acetylglucosamine/UDP-glucose/GDP-mannose transporter isoform X1; the protein is MSARPAVGEVAGGAAPPALPRVLSALFYGTCSFLIVLVNKALLSAYSFPSPMFLGIGQMAATILILYVSKLNKIVHFPDFDKSIPVKLFPLPLIYVGNHISGLSSTSKLSLPMFTVLRKFTIPLTLLLEIIILGKRYPLSIIVSVFAIILGAFIAAGSDLSFNLEGYTFVLLNDIFTAANGVYTKQKIDPKELGKYGVLFYNACFMVVPTVIISFSTGDFQQVTHFQHWTNFLFVFQFILSCLLGFLLMYSTVLCSHYNSALTTTVVGAIKNISVAYIGMLIGGDYIFSVLNFIGLNICMAGGLRYSFLTLRGNSKPMQPGDEENALPEAKS
- the SLC35D2 gene encoding UDP-N-acetylglucosamine/UDP-glucose/GDP-mannose transporter isoform X2; its protein translation is MSARPAVGEVAGGAAPPALPRVLSALFYGTCSFLIVLVNKALLSAYSFPSPMFLGIGQMAATILILYVSKLNKIVHFPDFDKSIPVKLFPLPLIYVGNHISGLSSTSKLRKRYPLSIIVSVFAIILGAFIAAGSDLSFNLEGYTFVLLNDIFTAANGVYTKQKIDPKELGKYGVLFYNACFMVVPTVIISFSTGDFQQVTHFQHWTNFLFVFQFILSCLLGFLLMYSTVLCSHYNSALTTTVVGAIKNISVAYIGMLIGGDYIFSVLNFIGLNICMAGGLRYSFLTLRGNSKPMQPGDEENALPEAKS